One segment of Nothobranchius furzeri strain GRZ-AD chromosome 13, NfurGRZ-RIMD1, whole genome shotgun sequence DNA contains the following:
- the LOC129154563 gene encoding uncharacterized protein, with protein MTVLRWGPNRTSEVMGPSSISVQVLGNGGQGLEPQGPLDKGLPGSNASRTGASSFSTILEMPKARRAMLFPAAPVWKTHWCARSVSRASRWSCLEVGTARWPTRWFLEPNSEAKSGSSGGTDGQSWLEKPSTVVMCAYVEFGALSFAGSEKAADQQLMAAGKRCQMVSGQRVCVALKIPAKSSASGGAGSGTASPLWTAAAEMMAGSSWSGALTAGWEQRARRHWSCGTHCERLVNLHVVQEGRRAMAASLVVLLTVDVIVQSVGASWLLADVEEL; from the exons atgacggtcctaagatggggaccaaacagaacgtcagaggtgatggggccttccagcatctctgtgCAGGTGCtcgggaatggagggcagggccttgagccacaaggcccactggataagggtctgccaggcagcaatgcgagcagaactg gagcgtcaagcttttccaccattttggagatgccaaaggcaagaagggcgatgttatttcctgcagcaccGGTCTGGAAgacgcactggtgtgcgcgatcggtgagccgCGCCAGCagatggtcatgcttagaagtggGAACTGCTCGCTGGCCAACGAGGTGGTTCTTggagccaaacagcgaggccaagtccggctccagtggaggaacggatggccagtccTGGTTGGAGAAGCCCTCAACTGTGGTAATGTGCGCATATGTGGAATTTGGCGCCTTGAGTTTTgcaggttcggagaaggcggcggaccagcagctcatggcagcggggaaacgCTGCCAGATGGTgtctggacagcgcgtttgtgttgccctgaaaattcccgccaaatcatctgcttcaggcggagccggttctggcacggctagccccttgtggaccgcagccgcggagatgatggcaggtagctcctggagcgGTGCTTTAACTGCTGGCTGGGAGCAGCGAGCAAGAAGGCACTGGAGCTGCGGAACCCACTGTGAAAGGCTTGTCAACCTccatgttgtccaggagggaagaagggctatggcagccagcctcgtcgtactcctcacggtCGATGTCATCGTCCAGTCGGTTGGAGCCAgttggctcctggccgacgttgaagaactgtaa